One Desulfuromonadales bacterium genomic window carries:
- a CDS encoding c(7)-type cytochrome triheme domain-containing protein: protein MRKSFLPGLLALLLSTGTALAVSPGTVLEFKGGPMGKVMFDGKVHKDAGAVCKECHNDQMFPKMKQGTIQITMEEIYAGRLCGVCHNGKRAFAPAGNCARCHIKP, encoded by the coding sequence ATGCGCAAATCCTTCCTTCCCGGCCTGCTGGCACTGTTGCTTTCCACCGGAACGGCACTGGCGGTATCGCCCGGTACGGTCCTCGAGTTCAAGGGCGGCCCGATGGGCAAGGTCATGTTCGACGGCAAGGTGCACAAGGACGCCGGTGCGGTCTGCAAGGAATGCCACAACGATCAGATGTTTCCCAAAATGAAACAGGGAACCATCCAGATCACCATGGAGGAGATCTACGCCGGCCGGCTCTGCGGCGTCTGCCACAACGGCAAGCGGGCCTTCGCTCCGGCGGGCAACTGCGCCCGCTGCCACATCAAACCCTGA
- a CDS encoding DUF302 domain-containing protein yields MQNACPYGFGKTVALDYARALDKLLGLFQERGFSILFQVDMQEALRQETGAGFRRYMIIGACPPAFARRAFNADSNIGLLLPCNVVVYEEEGGQSTVMAMDPAYLMDMVRVPEAIEVAIEIREEFEALIEMM; encoded by the coding sequence ATGCAGAATGCCTGCCCATACGGTTTCGGCAAGACGGTCGCACTCGATTACGCGCGAGCGCTGGACAAGTTGTTGGGACTCTTCCAGGAGCGGGGCTTCAGCATCCTTTTTCAGGTCGACATGCAGGAGGCTCTCCGGCAGGAGACCGGTGCCGGCTTTCGCCGCTACATGATCATCGGCGCCTGTCCGCCGGCCTTCGCTCGCCGGGCCTTCAATGCCGACAGCAATATCGGCCTGCTGCTTCCCTGCAATGTCGTCGTTTATGAGGAGGAAGGGGGGCAGAGCACGGTCATGGCGATGGATCCCGCCTATCTGATGGACATGGTGCGGGTTCCCGAGGCGATCGAGGTCGCCATCGAGATCAGAGAAGAATTCGAGGCGCTCATCGAGATGATGTAG